Genomic window (Dyadobacter fanqingshengii):
TCATTGATATTTCTGCGACCTTCATTACCGACCCGCACGACGAGATCAAATTTCTTTTCACCTTCATAGATCTGTCCGGCGGCGGCTCCCGCGAAAGCGGCATTAATGGTGCGGTTCACGTCGTCAATGTTCATGCCGTATTTGGCAATTTCGTCTCGGTTAAATTCGATCACAACCTGTGGCATGCCGGTCACTTTTTCGATATACCAGTCCGCTGTCCCGTCAACGGTTTTAGAAATGCTTCCCAGTTGCTCGGCATAGGCGGCGAGCTTGTCGAGGTCTTCACCGAATATTTTGCAAACCACGTCCTGCTTGGCGCCGGTCATGAGCTCGTTGAAACGCATTTGCACGGGATATTGAAATCCGGTTGTGACGCCGGGCATTACTTCCTGTGCCGTGGCGGCCATTTTGCTGGCCAGATCCGGGAAGGTTTTAGCACTTTTCCACTCCGATTTGTCCTTTAACACAATAATCATATCACCGCCTTCAATCGGCATCGGATCGGTGGGGATTTCTGCGCTTCCGATGCGGGAGACTATTTTTTCGACCTCGGGATAATCGGCTTTCAGTTTCTCGGAAATGACTTTGAAGGCATCGATGGTTGTACTCAGGTTGGTCCCGACGAGCAGCCGTGTTTCCGTTGCAAAATCGCCTTCTTCAAGTTGCGGGATAAATTCTCCGCCCATTTGCATAAATAAAAACACCGCGAAACCAAACAATGCAAATGCCGAAATCACAAGCGTTTTCTTGATCCTTAATGCGCCGGTTAACAGCCGGGCGTAACCATTTTCAAGGCGCGTCATCATGCGGTCGGAGAAGTTAGGTTTATGAACAATTTTCTTGCTGATCAACAATGCGCTGATCATGGGAATGTAGGTCAACGATAAAATGAATGCGCCCATCACCGCAAACGCAACAGTCTGTGCCATAGGCTTGAACATCTTTCCTTCAATTCCGGAAAGGGAGAGAATGGGCAAGTAAACGATCAGAATGATGATCTGGCCAAAAACCGCAGCATTCATCATCCGCGAGGCCGAACCGGTCACTTCTTCATCCATTTCAGCTTGGGAAACCCGTTCTACATTCACATATTTTTTGGAAAAATGCATGTGATGCAAAATGGCCTCAACAATGATCACCGCGCCATCCACGATCAGCCCGAAATCCAGCGCACCCAGGCTCATCAGATTGCCGCTCACGCCGAAGAAATTCATCATGGTGATGGCAAAAAGCATGGATAACGGGATCACCGACGCCACAATGAGTCCGGCGCGCAGGTTTCCCAGGAACAGGACCAGTATCAAAACCACAATCAATGCGCCTTCCAAAAGATTGTGTTCAACTGTCCCGATGGCATTATCAACCATTTTGGTACGATCCAGAAATGGCTCGATTTCCATTCCCTCAGGCAATGTTTTTTGAATTTCGGCCACGCGTAACTTCACGTTTTTGATCACTTCGGAAGAATTCCCGCCTTTCAGCATCATTACAATCCCGCCCGAAAGCTCGCCCTTGCCTGCCATTGTGAGCGCACCATAACGGATCGCCGAACCCAGCCGCACCTCCGCCACATGACTGATCAGCACCGGCGCTCCGTTGCTATTATTTTTCACCACAATCTTGCGAATGTCGTCCATCGAACCTGCAAGTCCGACACTGCGTATGTACATCACAGTTGGACCCTTCTCTATATACGCACCGCCTGTATTCTGGTTGTTTCGGCTCAATGCGGTGAACACATCACTGATCGAAAGGTTAAGTGCTTTCAAGTTTGCCGGGATCACGGCTACTTCATATTGTTTGAGCTCGCCGCCAAAAGTGGAAACGTCCGCAACGCCCGGCGTGCCCAGCAGCTGCCTCCGCACAATCCAGTCCTGTGTCGTGCGGAGGTCGGCCAGGGAATACTTTTTCTCGAACCCGTCTTTCGGTTTCAGTACATATTGATAAATTTCCCCAAGCCCGGTTGTTGCGGGTGCGAGCTGCGGCGTATTGGCATCCTCGGTTATTTCAACTTGCGAAAGCCTTTCCGTAACCTGCTGCCGGGCCCAGTACACATCGGATGCGTCATCAAAAACGATGGTGATGAGCGAAAGCCCGAAACGGGACATGCTGCGACTCTCTTTCAGGCCGGGAATATTGCTAATGGCCTGTTCGATGGGAAAAGTAATCAGGCGCTCCACATCTTCGGCGCCCAGTGACGGCGCGGTGGTGATCACCTGCACCTGGTTATTGGTAATGTCGGGAACGGCATCTATAGGTAATTGGGTCACTTCATATGTGCCGTAGATCACCCACAGCAGCATGAATATCCCGATTACCAGTTTGTTCTTCACAGAGAACCGGATAATTTTATTCAGCATATCGAATCATAATAAATATATAGCAAATGAGGCCATATGCGCCCTATGGAGCACAAACGGTGTTCAGGATCAGCAATCCGTCACATTGATATATATTTAAACTCGGGGCGGGCGGAAAAGAGAACCCAGCGTTGTACTATACGCAACCTGAGGCTGGTCGGGGCCGTAATCGGCTTTGATAATGGGTTGTGAATTGTGCATGAATGTGAATCGTTCCGGATGGGCGACGAAGAAGAAATTGACGTGATGCATTTCAATTTTCTTGAAAGGCAGCTGCATATCTTTTTCGTCATCATTGTCGTCCAGATCTTCACCCCAGTAATGCATGGAAAGGAAGTCGACAAAGCTCACATTCTGATCCAAAGATTGATGTTCAAGAAAATGCTTAATCAGCGACGGCGCTTTCATGACCTGATACAAAGATGTTGTATCAAGAATGACAATCGCCAGGAGCATATTTCGGATAAACCTTTTCACGGCCTAAAACTAACCCCCGACGACTGTATTCACAAGGAAAATGATTTTTATTGCGCTAGCCGGCCCACAATCGTTACAATGCTCTTTGCCTCCACGGTCACCGGACTTCCCGCATGAACGGGGCTTAATTCGAGGTCTGAGGTGGCCGAGGTTTTATAGATTTTCATGTTTGAAAGCTTGTAACCTGGCAAATCAAGCGCAATGTCGGCTGCTTTTTGCTGATCATTGATGATGACGGTTACGAGCTGGTTGTCGGTATTTTTATAGGAAGAAATCAATAAACCCTCGCTGGCTGAGGATGCAGAAACTTCGGTCCTGACTGCTCCCGGACGGACGAAGCGGCTGTAATTACCGAATGCCCACAGCATTTTGGAAGATTGATAGCTGCCGTCCGTTTTGTTTTTGTCAATATAAATAAGGCCGTCTTTGTAGTTATAAGGCGAAATGGCTATCCACCAGTGCCAAGCGGAAGCGCTGGCATTGACGAGATCATTGTGGATCACTTTGGCAATGTAAATGCCTGCTCCAATCCCCAGATCGCGGCCGCTCCCATTGATCTCTCCTTCATTATCCCCTAAAATGCAATATTCCGACATCCAGTATTTCAGCCCCGGCGTGGTTTGCAATGCCTTGGCAATTTCCTGTCTTTTTGAAGCAGCCTTGCTGTAAGGCGAAGTGGTGAAATAGCTGTGACCGGAAATGGTTTGGGTTAAGTTAGGCAGGTTACCAATGTAATCGGGTGATGTTTTATCAAAAAATGCATAGATCTGGTTGCCTCTGCCCTGTTTATTGAATTCCGAATAGAGATAATCGATCTGTCCGGCTTCGGCAATGTCGATTTTTGTAGGTAATTTATTTTTGATCAATGATGCGCTCAGCGATTTTGCAATGCCTGCGATTTCGTTGTTGAAGAACGGTGTGCCTTCCTGCCCGCCATCGCTCCAGTCCCACTGCGGCTCGTTCACAGGGCTAATGTGGTTGAACGTAATCCCCGTCTTTTCGCGAACGCCGCTGACAACATTGGCCATAAAATTACCGAACTTATCAAAATGCTCAGCCGTTAAATTGGGCTTGCCGCCATTGGCATAACCCTTTTTATTCACCGTATACTGCACCGGCGGACTGTTTGGAAACGCAAGAAATTCACTCACACCGCGCTCTTTCGCAGCTTTCAGAAACCAGATCTGCCCGGCTTGCTTATTCCAGTTATAAGTGCCATCATTATTCAAAAACGACTCAGCACGCCGCCATACATCCTTGATCCCGCTGGCATCGCCCTGCTCAGCCGTTCCCGCGCCAATGTTGAAACGCCATAACGACAACCCAATGCCTTTCGGCTTCCCATTCCCCAGCGTATCGCTGCTGAAAAGCAAATCCGCAATCCCGTTCCTCTTAACATCCGGCCAGTTACCCACAAACTGGCACGACCAGGCGTCGGAGGCTCCGAAATGTTCGATAGTTTGGAAGGTTTTAGCGGGGTTAATGGTGATGGTTATAGGCTCCGCTTTGCCGCCAGGCCCGTTGACAGTGCCCGGCGTTGCTGAGGAGCAGGATGTTAGGGTTAATGCAAAGAGAAGGGTTGATAGGAGTTGTTTGGTTGGATTCAAGGTTTTGTTGGTTTTTGGTTTGGTTAGGTGGTGAATGACGTTGTGGTTGCCCTTCGACCGCCCGGCGGCCCGGTCCGCTCAGGGTGACAGGTCAAAGGGACATGGTGCTAGCTGGTGGCTTGGTGGATGCCCTTCGGCTCCGCTCAGGGTGACAAGGCGGCCTGCTTGTCACCCTGAGCGGAGCCGAAGGGCATCCACTAAGTCGCTGGCAAGCACAACCCCAAAGGCGGTCGAAGGGCTAGCACTAAGACGCAGCTAGCACAACGCCCTTATTCAGCCGAAGCGTTAATCCGACGTAGCGGCTAGCACTACGTTAATACCCCGGGTTTTGTTCCAGCTTGTTGTTCGAAGCCTGGATCTCGGCCCTTGGGATTGGCAGCCAGTATTGCTTATCGGTGAATGCTTTTCCGGTTAGGGCTTCCTTTACTTTGTAAGTAAATGCATTGCCGCTTTTACCGATCTCGATGCCGTTTGCCGGTGCATTCTCGGTTACGTTGGCGATTTTCCAGCGGCGGACGTCGTAGAAGCGGTGCTCCTCGAAGGCCAGCTCGATGCGGCGCTCGTTGCGGATTTTTTCACGCATTTGGGCTTGGGTTAACCCCGCTTTTAAAACCGGCATCATTACGCCCGGACGTCGCCTTACCGCATTGATCGCCGCGTAAACAGATGCGTCGGGTCCTACGGCTTCGTTTTGTGCTTCTGCGTAGCTGAGCAATATTTCGGCGTAACGGAAATAGATCCAGGTTTGTGTTCCTGCAACGTCCCACGGGTTATCGATCGGCAGGGCATCATTCATGAATTTTTTCAGGTAATAACCTGTCTTGGAAGTGTTCCAGTTGGACGGGCCGTCTTTGCTGTCCTTGCCACCGGGTGTGAATGTTTGAATGGTGCTTCCCCGGTAAGTCGCTCCGTTGTAAAGGACTGTTTCATAAAAACGCGGGTCGCGGCCTTTGTACGGATCTTGCGGATTGTAGCTGGTCCCGGTTTCTGTGATCTTTGTGCCGTCCATCATTTCGTAATCGTTTACCAGATTTTGCACCGGCACATTACCGCCCCAGGCATTGTAGCTGTTTGGGCCGTTGGCTATTTCCAGGCACACATGGCGCGCTCCCTGCGCATAAAGACGGCCAAAAATGATTTCTGAATGGTCACTCACTGTGAAAATTTTGCCATAACCGCCTGTATACAAGCTGTATTTATTCAAATCCATCACGGCTTTGGAAGCCGCAGCAGCTTGCGCCCAGGTTGCCGCATTGTACAATGGGCTCGCACCGTAAAGCAACAATCTCGCTTTCAATGCCATAGCAGCACCTTTGGTGGCGCGACCCAATTTCCAGGAACCGTTGTCATTGTCTTTTGGCAAAAGTGCACTTGCTTCGTCCAGCTGCGCAACTACATATTCAATGCCCGCTTTGATTTCCGAACGGTTAAAAAGATCCTGACTTGTGAGATCGTCTCCCAACTCGTATACTTTATCACCGAGCAACACCACTTTACCATAATTACGGATCAGGTCGTGATAGCGGAATGCGCGCAAGAATTGCAGCTCACCTTTCAGTCTGTCTTTTTTCCCCTGGCTCATTGGAACTTTGTCCACATTGGCCAGCGCGTAGTTGATCTCACGGATGCTTCTGTAACTTCTGCCCCATAGCGTTCCTGCGATCCCTGTGTTTTCAGGAGCAAGCTGTCCGCGCTGGATCACCCAGGTGTTGTCATCGTTATTGTAAATGGATTCGTCCGTCAGCGACGACCACATGGCATATTCAAAACCACGTCCGAAGCCAGGCAATGTGCCTTCGGCTTCTTTGTCGGTGAGGCGCGTGCCCATGTAGCGGTTGATGACAAAGGATTCGAAAAGAACCGAGTCGGATAAAATGGATGCATCGGAAACACGGTCGGTAGGCACCACATCCAGAAAATTCTCCTGGCAAGCAACAACCGCGAGCCCGAAAGCTCCGCAAACGGCCGTGATGATTATATTTTTTATTTGCTTTATCATTTCAATATTCAATTAAAACTTAATGTTCAAACCCAGGTTCAAGATCCTCTGCTGCGGATAAAACTGTCCGCTGGTGTTATTTCCTTCGGGATCATAATCTTTCACACCCGTGATCGTGAAGAGGTTAAATGCGCTGGCGTAGATTCTGAGGGACGCAATTTTAATCTTCGACAATGCGTCTTTTGGCAATGTATAACCCACTTCAATGTTTTTCAAACGCACAAATGATGCGTTGTCCAGCCAGAACGTGTTGGCATAAAGCCCCCCGTTGATGGAAGAAGAAGCGCGCGTATCAACACGTGGATAAGAACCTTCCGGGTTGCTTGGGCTCCAACGATTGTCGGCCCAACTGCTGTAAAAGTTTCCTACTTGTCCCGATTCAGGAAGCACATACTGGCTTACCATGCCCTGGCCTGAGAAAACAACCGATGCGTCAAATGCCTTGTAACCCCCATTCAAGACCAATCCATATGTCAGTAAAGGCACATTTCCGTAAGGCGTTCTGGTCTGGTCGTCGGCTGTGATTTCGCCATCGCCGTTATAATCTTCCAGGATCAGGTCACCCAATTGTGCGCCTTTCAGGTGCGGATATGCGTCCAGATCTGCCTGCGTGCGGAAAATGCCGATCGAGTTGTACAGCAAATTGGTGTAAAGCGGCCCGCCTGTCTGACGCTGGTAATCCAGTGTTCCCGGCGCTTCGTCCATAAATACAACCTTACTTTTGGCATAGGTCACATTTCCAGAAATGTTGTAGCGGAATGTTCCTGAGTGATTATAACCCAATGTGGCTTCAAAACCAGAGCTATTCACCTTTCCAATGTTCTGATCCGGCACCAAAGGTGTGTTATCGGTGGTTTTAAACGGATTCACAATTCCGGAAGTGTTTGGAATAGAGGCGTTTCTTGCCGCCAGGATATCGGACCGCTTTTGTTGGAAATAAATAACTTCTAAGCTGAAATTTTTGAGGATAACAGCATTAAGCCCAATGTCCATTTTCTTAGCTACTTCCCATGTAATGTTTGGGTTAGCGAGCTTGGTAAGGTCAATGCCAGGCGTGATTACATTGGAACCAAGCACATATTGGTTTACAAAAGAATAGTTGTTGTAATACTGGAATTGGCCAACGTTATCATTACCCAGCGAACCGTAAGAAGCACGGATTTTAAGATCATTAATAAAATTCACGCTGTTCTTGAACCAATCTTCTTCCGAAATACGGTAACCGGCTGATATAGAGGGAAAAAAGCCGAATTGTTTTCCTTTCGGAAATACGGAAGAACCGTCGATACGGGCCTGCACTTCGGCCAGATATTTTTCGCTGAAGTTGTAAGCGATACGGCCTATCACGCTCTTACGAGTGAAATTATAGCTGCTTCCGGAGTTGTTTTTGTCCGTGGCTGCCGCGCCGCCCTGTGAAAGTTCAGGCGTTGAAACGGTCGGGTAATTGATGCGGGACGCGTCAAATTTCACCTCGTTACGCTTGTTTTGCTCATAAGCCACAAATGCATTCACGTTATGGTTACCGAATTGTCTCAAAAAGCTCATCCGGATGTTCTGCGTGACGTTGGTAATGTTCAGCTGGGATTGCGTCAGGGACGCAGCTCCTGCCGAGCCGCCTGTCACCACAGCATTGTAAGCGCCTGTATCGCCGTTGTAGTTGTAAAGCGTGTAAGGTGTGCTGAAATTTTTAGAGAAATTGAAAGATTTATCCACTGAGAAAAATCCGTCCACAGACAATCCCTCTACAAAAGGCAGGTCATAACTTCCGCGAAGTATCCCGTTAAAAACGGAAGTCGGGTTGTTGATCGTTCCGCCCATATCTTTTCCCAGCACCACCGGATTGCTGTTTTCTACGCCTGTGGAGTAAAATCCGTTCGGGTAGCGCGAAATGACGGTTGGATAAGCGCGGTAAATGGAGCGGAATGTGTTCCCAGCAGAAGAAATCGGAAATTGACGGTTTTCCTGGCGTCCTGATACCGAAAGGCCTACTTTGAAATCCTTCGTAACATTGGCGTCAATGTTTGAGCGGAAGTTATATTGCTTGTATTTCGTTGCGCCGTTTTTGTATAAACCATCCTGATAAATCGTCCCCAGCGACACATAATATTTTACATTCTCCGTCCCGCCGTTAATGCCCAGATTGTGCTGATTTTGCAATGCAAATTTATTCAGGGTCTCCTTTTGCCAATCCGTATTCGGGTAATTCAATGGATCGGACCCGTTCCTGAATTTCTCGATTTCCTCGGCTGTATAAAACTGGTTCATGCCGCCGGCAGGATTGTTATAATAGTCGATCTCGTTCAGGATGTTCGCATAAGTTGGTGCATCAGCCAGGCCGGGAAGCCTTGTCGGGGATGAGAAACCTTGGTTGAAACTGTAAGAAATGACCGGCTTTCCGGTTGTCCCTCTTTTGGTGGTTACCAGGATAACGCCGTTCGCCGCGCGACTGCCGTAAACGGCGGCAGAAGCATCTTTCAAAATGGAAATGCTCTCAATGTCATTTGGATCCAGACGTTCCAAACCGCCAACCTGACCAGGAATTCCGTCCACTACGACCAGCACATCGTTATTTCCAGTTGATGCGAAACCGCGGATGGTGTAACTGGAACCGTCATAACCCGGCTCCCCGCCCCTGTTATTGGCAACAAAACCAGAAAAGCGGCCTGCTAATGAGTTCGAAAGGTTTGGCTGCGGGCTTTTTACAATGTCTGCGCCTTTCACTTCTGAAACAGACCCCGTTAAGGTTGCCTTTTTCTGCGTTCCGTAACCTACCACCACAATTTCTTGCAATGTTTTGTCATTGGTCAGCAATTTCACCTCAATATCGCTGCGGTTTGCCACGGCAACTTCCTGATTGATATAGCCAATGTAAGTAAATACCAGTGTGCCGTTCGGATCAGAGATGCTGAGTGAATATTTACCGTCTGCGTCGGTTGTGGTTCCGGTGGATGTTCCTTTCAAGATCACGCTTGCACCCGGAAGCGATTCTCCGTTTTCAGAAGTAACAGTCCCTTTCACCACAAATGCATTCTGCGCAAAACCGCAGAGCGACATCATTGCCAGGAAAAGAGTCAGCCGGATATGCCGCCACATCCTGGCCTCGATTCCGCTAAACACCACAGGCAACGCCCACCTTCTTCGAAAAGATTTCTTCATAAATCAATGGTTAAATAATTAAGGTAATTGGTTGTCATTACAAAAAGCCGGTCAGCCGTTTTATGAATTGACCAATCAAAAGTATGATTATTTGTATTTGGCAGGCGGGGGTCATTTTCACATTAAGAAGGGGGTATATCAATAAAAAATGCCCGATCCATGAGAAATCGGGCATTTGAAAAAGAAATTTTGAAATTGGATCGACTAATTGTCCAATTTATTTTGAAAAACACCTCGGTTAACCTGGAAATTTTCGTGGAATGGGTTGCGGTACTTTTTGACATATTCCGATGGCTTCATTTCAAAAAGCTTGTGGAATTGTTCCCTGAAATACTTGATATCATTGATTCCAACCTGATAAGCCACTTCCGAAATGGTGATGTCCGTCGTGATCAAAATTTGAGCAGCGCGGCGGAGGCGAATGAAGCGGATGAAGCTGTTGGTGGACTGGCCCGAAATAGATTTGATGCGGTTATATAATGTCGAATGGCTCATCCCGATTTCGGCAGCGAGCACCTTAATGGAAAAGTCAGGATCGGTCAGATGGTTTTCAACGACACGGATGCATTCTTTCAGAAACTCCTTGTATTCCGACGAAATCTTGAAGTCGTTTGCCTGCAATGTGATTTCGTTGTAAAAATATCTTTGCAGATCATTCCGGCTTTTCAGG
Coding sequences:
- a CDS encoding CusA/CzcA family heavy metal efflux RND transporter; the protein is MLNKIIRFSVKNKLVIGIFMLLWVIYGTYEVTQLPIDAVPDITNNQVQVITTAPSLGAEDVERLITFPIEQAISNIPGLKESRSMSRFGLSLITIVFDDASDVYWARQQVTERLSQVEITEDANTPQLAPATTGLGEIYQYVLKPKDGFEKKYSLADLRTTQDWIVRRQLLGTPGVADVSTFGGELKQYEVAVIPANLKALNLSISDVFTALSRNNQNTGGAYIEKGPTVMYIRSVGLAGSMDDIRKIVVKNNSNGAPVLISHVAEVRLGSAIRYGALTMAGKGELSGGIVMMLKGGNSSEVIKNVKLRVAEIQKTLPEGMEIEPFLDRTKMVDNAIGTVEHNLLEGALIVVLILVLFLGNLRAGLIVASVIPLSMLFAITMMNFFGVSGNLMSLGALDFGLIVDGAVIIVEAILHHMHFSKKYVNVERVSQAEMDEEVTGSASRMMNAAVFGQIIILIVYLPILSLSGIEGKMFKPMAQTVAFAVMGAFILSLTYIPMISALLISKKIVHKPNFSDRMMTRLENGYARLLTGALRIKKTLVISAFALFGFAVFLFMQMGGEFIPQLEEGDFATETRLLVGTNLSTTIDAFKVISEKLKADYPEVEKIVSRIGSAEIPTDPMPIEGGDMIIVLKDKSEWKSAKTFPDLASKMAATAQEVMPGVTTGFQYPVQMRFNELMTGAKQDVVCKIFGEDLDKLAAYAEQLGSISKTVDGTADWYIEKVTGMPQVVIEFNRDEIAKYGMNIDDVNRTINAAFAGAAAGQIYEGEKKFDLVVRVGNEGRRNINDVQNLLITTPGGIQIPLYQVASIQEVEGPNQIQRENTRRRIIVGFNVRGRDVQSIVEELQGKVDAKMKFEAGYSITYGGAFENLQQAKARLIIAVPIALLLIFIMLYFAFSSVKDGLLIYTAIPLSAIGGVFGLALRGMPFSISAGVGFIALFGVAVLNGIVLLSEFNRIRKEGVIQDALQVVMTGTRNRLRPVLMTAAVASLGFLPMALSNGAGAEVQRPLATVVIGGLISATLLTLFVLPGLYLLFDKKVKIKGLQPVLILLLMLFGHSSFSQTAQTPIDLDSAVKIALEKNLQAKSDRLGEKASERLQSSSFDIAKTNISADYGKVNSINNDNRIGISQTFNFPSVYANQRKLLEENFLASRANTRLTEQEIRANVRQLFFEYISLTERKRLLTYADSVYRLFETKSNLRFEKGAANVLEKTAAESRRQQITNQLNLINNDLEIAVRQFNFFVQDSKTYIPKADQPKINDPLIASDSAAIRELPLMELARHQKDAAQYRWQTEKSKLLPDITVGYNNQTLIGPQMVGGQELTYGAGKRFGYVSAGIGIPLFFKAQNARVAAAKLDWERNQNQSDLIGLKVRNDLDNASQQIRKYQQSLQYYEGQGLKNANVIIATADQQFQEGDIDFLQWAIVADQAITIKNEYINALNSYNLAVIDWLKLNNL
- a CDS encoding RagB/SusD family nutrient uptake outer membrane protein — translated: MIKQIKNIIITAVCGAFGLAVVACQENFLDVVPTDRVSDASILSDSVLFESFVINRYMGTRLTDKEAEGTLPGFGRGFEYAMWSSLTDESIYNNDDNTWVIQRGQLAPENTGIAGTLWGRSYRSIREINYALANVDKVPMSQGKKDRLKGELQFLRAFRYHDLIRNYGKVVLLGDKVYELGDDLTSQDLFNRSEIKAGIEYVVAQLDEASALLPKDNDNGSWKLGRATKGAAMALKARLLLYGASPLYNAATWAQAAAASKAVMDLNKYSLYTGGYGKIFTVSDHSEIIFGRLYAQGARHVCLEIANGPNSYNAWGGNVPVQNLVNDYEMMDGTKITETGTSYNPQDPYKGRDPRFYETVLYNGATYRGSTIQTFTPGGKDSKDGPSNWNTSKTGYYLKKFMNDALPIDNPWDVAGTQTWIYFRYAEILLSYAEAQNEAVGPDASVYAAINAVRRRPGVMMPVLKAGLTQAQMREKIRNERRIELAFEEHRFYDVRRWKIANVTENAPANGIEIGKSGNAFTYKVKEALTGKAFTDKQYWLPIPRAEIQASNNKLEQNPGY
- a CDS encoding SusC/RagA family TonB-linked outer membrane protein, whose protein sequence is MKKSFRRRWALPVVFSGIEARMWRHIRLTLFLAMMSLCGFAQNAFVVKGTVTSENGESLPGASVILKGTSTGTTTDADGKYSLSISDPNGTLVFTYIGYINQEVAVANRSDIEVKLLTNDKTLQEIVVVGYGTQKKATLTGSVSEVKGADIVKSPQPNLSNSLAGRFSGFVANNRGGEPGYDGSSYTIRGFASTGNNDVLVVVDGIPGQVGGLERLDPNDIESISILKDASAAVYGSRAANGVILVTTKRGTTGKPVISYSFNQGFSSPTRLPGLADAPTYANILNEIDYYNNPAGGMNQFYTAEEIEKFRNGSDPLNYPNTDWQKETLNKFALQNQHNLGINGGTENVKYYVSLGTIYQDGLYKNGATKYKQYNFRSNIDANVTKDFKVGLSVSGRQENRQFPISSAGNTFRSIYRAYPTVISRYPNGFYSTGVENSNPVVLGKDMGGTINNPTSVFNGILRGSYDLPFVEGLSVDGFFSVDKSFNFSKNFSTPYTLYNYNGDTGAYNAVVTGGSAGAASLTQSQLNITNVTQNIRMSFLRQFGNHNVNAFVAYEQNKRNEVKFDASRINYPTVSTPELSQGGAAATDKNNSGSSYNFTRKSVIGRIAYNFSEKYLAEVQARIDGSSVFPKGKQFGFFPSISAGYRISEEDWFKNSVNFINDLKIRASYGSLGNDNVGQFQYYNNYSFVNQYVLGSNVITPGIDLTKLANPNITWEVAKKMDIGLNAVILKNFSLEVIYFQQKRSDILAARNASIPNTSGIVNPFKTTDNTPLVPDQNIGKVNSSGFEATLGYNHSGTFRYNISGNVTYAKSKVVFMDEAPGTLDYQRQTGGPLYTNLLYNSIGIFRTQADLDAYPHLKGAQLGDLILEDYNGDGEITADDQTRTPYGNVPLLTYGLVLNGGYKAFDASVVFSGQGMVSQYVLPESGQVGNFYSSWADNRWSPSNPEGSYPRVDTRASSSINGGLYANTFWLDNASFVRLKNIEVGYTLPKDALSKIKIASLRIYASAFNLFTITGVKDYDPEGNNTSGQFYPQQRILNLGLNIKF
- a CDS encoding glycoside hydrolase family 30 protein — its product is MNPTKQLLSTLLFALTLTSCSSATPGTVNGPGGKAEPITITINPAKTFQTIEHFGASDAWSCQFVGNWPDVKRNGIADLLFSSDTLGNGKPKGIGLSLWRFNIGAGTAEQGDASGIKDVWRRAESFLNNDGTYNWNKQAGQIWFLKAAKERGVSEFLAFPNSPPVQYTVNKKGYANGGKPNLTAEHFDKFGNFMANVVSGVREKTGITFNHISPVNEPQWDWSDGGQEGTPFFNNEIAGIAKSLSASLIKNKLPTKIDIAEAGQIDYLYSEFNKQGRGNQIYAFFDKTSPDYIGNLPNLTQTISGHSYFTTSPYSKAASKRQEIAKALQTTPGLKYWMSEYCILGDNEGEINGSGRDLGIGAGIYIAKVIHNDLVNASASAWHWWIAISPYNYKDGLIYIDKNKTDGSYQSSKMLWAFGNYSRFVRPGAVRTEVSASSASEGLLISSYKNTDNQLVTVIINDQQKAADIALDLPGYKLSNMKIYKTSATSDLELSPVHAGSPVTVEAKSIVTIVGRLAQ
- a CDS encoding response regulator transcription factor; translated protein: MRPDQKGLDIEPHSGYLLTASTSQESRLKGIEGGADDYISKPFDKALLVARVDAILKSRNDLQRYFYNEITLQANDFKISSEYKEFLKECIRVVENHLTDPDFSIKVLAAEIGMSHSTLYNRIKSISGQSTNSFIRFIRLRRAAQILITTDITISEVAYQVGINDIKYFREQFHKLFEMKPSEYVKKYRNPFHENFQVNRGVFQNKLDN